A genome region from Flavobacterium sp. CFS9 includes the following:
- a CDS encoding GPW/gp25 family protein, translating to MKYLKYPVNFKSLVRGSQDNFCKIEESIAYNIMMIITTSFGEIPEIPNYGSVIWDLEFNQHIKKRDWEDLVRKSLLKSIAEFERRLTLSEVTISLDEIDNTELGSSIRRKANIVVKGDIIESLMPFSFHTKLNISPISQ from the coding sequence ATGAAATACCTGAAATACCCTGTTAATTTTAAGTCTTTGGTGAGAGGTTCACAGGATAATTTTTGTAAGATAGAAGAATCGATTGCTTATAACATTATGATGATTATTACCACTTCATTCGGAGAGATTCCGGAGATCCCAAATTACGGATCTGTCATCTGGGATTTGGAGTTTAATCAGCATATAAAGAAAAGAGATTGGGAGGATTTAGTTAGAAAATCCCTGTTAAAGTCGATTGCTGAATTTGAGAGGAGATTAACCTTAAGTGAGGTCACTATTTCGTTAGATGAAATTGATAATACAGAGCTGGGATCAAGCATAAGAAGAAAAGCAAACATAGTCGTAAAAGGAGACATTATCGAAAGTCTGATGCCATTTAGTTTTCACACAAAATTGAATATAAGCCCAATTTCTCAATAG
- a CDS encoding DUF5458 family protein, whose product MATQTKEQKVQGSSSEQLVQESPSKINLLNEYGGFAFLENVIDGLSNLNPTRKARKNIFLNDAQWESERTTLNNRLDLWLDLLKGNDSVESMIEVANAKATSADATLNKNLKYALNTTRELETSYRSVALFYKNAESDKIKNVTIVNADLSQLKDLDNTLFIDYVSNELKQNFDRLDLRKNYSILSVPGYLGSNAVLEKWSKIAHENKTVLLTDFQDLETPDDVIDIFFNANHTGGDVYKSNTIMTCNYLLGRSKNNEVGEEDNLYVPPSTSLAGKIYKTLMSQVVAGKKFGGLNEVESVRFDLKKSEISEIEKMGLVPMVNEYSKIMAFSAKTLFNGDNLGLQTYSVVRVFDHITKVLFDFLNRRAFENWTTRTEADLRSQIIKFLDGIKGPTNLIEKFTVMKIEQDKTQKDRILLDIHITPYFPAKSFVIQLDGHKGDGPEEAVWHSDYKQV is encoded by the coding sequence ATGGCAACTCAAACTAAAGAACAAAAAGTTCAAGGTTCTTCAAGCGAACAATTAGTACAAGAATCACCAAGCAAAATAAACCTGTTAAACGAATATGGAGGTTTTGCTTTCCTAGAAAACGTAATCGACGGATTATCAAACTTAAACCCAACCAGAAAAGCCAGAAAAAATATCTTTCTTAACGATGCTCAATGGGAAAGTGAGAGAACAACTCTTAATAACAGACTTGATTTGTGGCTGGATTTACTAAAAGGAAATGATTCTGTTGAATCAATGATCGAAGTGGCCAATGCAAAAGCAACATCAGCAGATGCAACATTAAATAAAAACCTGAAATACGCCTTAAATACTACAAGAGAACTAGAAACATCATACCGTAGTGTTGCTTTATTCTACAAAAACGCCGAAAGCGACAAAATCAAGAACGTAACGATCGTAAACGCCGATTTATCACAATTAAAAGATTTAGACAACACTTTGTTTATTGATTATGTTTCGAATGAATTAAAACAAAATTTTGACCGTCTTGATTTGAGAAAAAACTACTCTATACTTTCAGTTCCGGGATATTTAGGTTCTAATGCTGTTTTAGAAAAATGGTCTAAAATTGCTCACGAAAATAAAACTGTCTTACTAACTGACTTCCAAGATCTTGAAACTCCGGATGATGTTATCGATATCTTCTTCAATGCAAATCATACAGGTGGTGATGTGTACAAATCAAACACGATCATGACTTGTAACTATTTGTTGGGAAGAAGTAAAAATAACGAAGTTGGAGAAGAAGACAATCTTTATGTACCACCATCCACTTCTTTAGCAGGTAAAATCTACAAAACATTGATGTCTCAGGTAGTTGCCGGTAAAAAATTCGGAGGTTTAAACGAAGTAGAAAGCGTTCGTTTTGACCTGAAGAAAAGTGAAATCTCAGAAATTGAAAAAATGGGATTGGTACCAATGGTTAATGAGTACAGCAAAATTATGGCTTTCTCTGCCAAGACATTATTCAACGGAGACAATTTAGGTTTACAAACGTATTCTGTAGTGCGTGTATTTGACCATATTACCAAAGTACTTTTCGATTTCTTAAACAGAAGAGCATTCGAAAACTGGACTACCAGAACTGAAGCCGATTTAAGAAGCCAAATCATTAAGTTCCTTGACGGAATCAAAGGACCAACTAATCTTATTGAGAAGTTTACCGTAATGAAAATTGAGCAGGATAAAACTCAAAAAGACAGAATCTTACTAGACATCCACATCACACCATACTTCCCGGCTAAAAGTTTCGTAATTCAATTAGACGGACACAAAGGAGATGGTCCAGAAGAAGCTGTTTGGCATAGTGATTACAAACAGGTTTAA